The following are from one region of the Fusarium verticillioides 7600 chromosome 1, whole genome shotgun sequence genome:
- a CDS encoding SET and MYND protein, with protein MNQDVPFQLRHDTKGRGIFSTRAFSPGDIILPFTPTILIPSLSHIKTICSHCFKPADVRSCSGCHAVSYCDAACQSANWTAVHSKECKLLRKVTEQGHPGIPTPVRAVIQALVKPGIGAALETLEGNVEAWRRSDKWADMEMMAMGATAFTGQGTGQEQLQKTLALLCKIQTNTFHRHDADLGQVGIFLEPKLAMANHSCTPNAMVQFVGRKAILRAEKPIKVDEEIEISYTDYTFPLSKRQHALAPYFFDCQCPRCEKDLNVYQVCAGSPIINMNRHSLVADVGKLGKHPAATDSTKASTATSFSEQLSDLMDEKDTTLSPEDRRRVLRARYQQCKGLRAQNLWAVSPLPQLLTEVSILYIEESNFIYALTTACFVATSSEPYRHVLPYHPIRTKGLLLVAKLLANTAADTASLGNSQAVASKGDINQRALQTLQDIDQVSLCQMLLIMIIASVPRDYVREWEVSATAQQMLDEINELPGRDQEMSLINTWKENPESEQARAFFEYAVVKQVDSLANLGLEILEMDLGY; from the exons ATGAATCAAGACGTGCCCTTCCAGCTAAGGCATGACACAAAAGGTCGTGGAATCTTCTCCACCAGAGCCTTTTCTCCAGGCGACATCATCCTCCCATTTACACCAACGATTCTCATCCCCTCACTATCTCACATAAAAACCATCTGCAGCCACTGCTTCAAGCCGGCTGACGTGCGCTCCTGTTCCGGCTGCCATGCTGTGTCCTACTGCGATGCCGCCTGCCAATCTGCGAACTGGACTGCAGTCCACTCCAAAGAGTGCAAACTACTGCGTAAAGTGACCGAGCAAGGACACCCGGGCATACCGACACCCGTACGAGCAGTGATCCAGGCGCTGGTGAAGCCTGGTATTGGCGCTGCGCTGGAGACCCTTGAAGGAAATGTCGAGGCTTGGAGGAGGAGTGACAAATGGGCCgacatggagatgatggccatggGCGCTACTGCGTTTACTGGGCAGGGCACGGGTCAAGAGCAATTGCAGAAGACGCTGGCTCTACTCTGCAAG ATTCAGACAAATACCTTTCACAGGCATGATGCCGATCTTGGCCAGGTTGGCATCTTTCTCGAACCAAAgctcgccatggccaaccacTCCTGCACCCCTAATGCTATGGTGCAGTTTGTTGGCAGGAAGGCTATACTGAGAGCCGAAAAGCCGATCAAAGTcgatgaggagatcgagatctCTTACACTG ATTACACGTTCCCTCTGTCCAAGAGACAACATGCACTCGCACCGTACTTTTTTGATTGTCAATGCCCTAGATGCGAGAAAGACCTCAACGTCTACCAAGTCTGCGCCGGCTCTCCGATCATCAATATGAACCGCCATAGCCTGGTTGCTGATGTCggcaagcttggcaagcACCCTGCTGCAACAGATTCGACCAAAGCCTCAACGGCTACGAGTTTTAGCGAGCAACTATCTGACctgatggatgagaaagacacTACCTTATCACCAGAGGATCGTCGAAGAGTACTTCGAGCTCGTTACCAGCAATGCAAAGGACTGAGAGCCCAGAACCTTTGGGCAGTATCACCGCTCCCACAGCTGCTGACTGAGGTATCGATCCTATACATCGAAGAAAGCAACTTTATATATGCTTTGACTACGGCATGCTTCGTCGCGACTTCCAGCGAACCTTATCGACATGTCTTGCCATATCATCCTATTCGCACCAAGGGCCTTTTACTCGTCGCCAAATTACTTGCCAATACGGCAGCTGACACAGCCTCACTCGGCAACTCACAAGCCGTGGCATCAAAAGGGGATATTAACCAGAGGGCTCTTCAGACACTGCAGGATATTGACCAAGTTTCCTTGTGCCAAATGCTTCTCATTATGATTATAGCGTCTGTTCCCAGAGACTATGTTCGAGAATGGGAGGTCTCGGCCACCGCTCAGCAGAtgctggatgagatcaacgAGCTACCAGGAAGAGACCAGGAGATGTCTCTTATCAACACCTGGAAAGAGAATCCTGAGAGTGAACAAGCTCGAGCCTTTTTTGAGTATGCCGTAGTGAAGCAAGTAGATTCTCTGGCAAATTTGGGACTTGAGATACTTGAGATGGACCTTGGCTATTGA
- a CDS encoding 6,7-dimethyl-8-ribityllumazine synthase, producing the protein MSLKGPSPQHHDGSSLRIGIVHARWNSAIIDPLVTGAKEKLLAAGVKESNIVIQSCPGSWELPIAVQRLFSASQIQGTSTGGPSATDLLASSTTDLTSLPASSGAFDAIIAVGVLIKGETMHFEYIAESTCQGLMRVQLDTGVPVILGVLTVLTEDQAKARAGVDGKGHNHGEDWGLAAVEMGVKRKEWANGTIDG; encoded by the exons ATGTCTCTTAAGGGTCCTTCTCCGCAACACCACGATGGCTCTAGCCTGCGCATCGGCATTGTCCACGCTCGTTGGAActcagccatcatcgaccCTCTTGTGACCGgtgccaaggagaagctcctcgCAGCTGGCGTCAAGGAGTCCAATATTGTCATCCAATCTTGCCCTGGCTCCTGGGAGCTTCCCATTGCCGTCCAGCG CCTGTTCTCCGCTTCTCAAATTCAGGGCACCTCAACTGGCGGTCCCTCGGCAACCGATCTTCTGGCTTCGTCCACTACCGATCTCACCTCTCTTCCCGCCTCCTCAGGCgcctttgatgccatcatcgctgtcGGCGTTCTGATTAAGGGAGAGACCATGCACTTTGAGTACATTGCCGAGTCAACTTGCCAGGGCCTTATGCGTGTCCAGCTCGACACTGGCGTTCCCGTCATTCTTGGCGTCTTGACCGTTCTGACCGAGGACCAAGCGAAGGCTCGTGCCGGTGTTGACGGTAAGGGTCACAACCATGGAGAGGATTGgggtcttgctgctgtcgaGATGGGTGTCAAGAGAAAGGAGTGGGCCAATGGCACCATTGATGGTTAA
- a CDS encoding phosphatidylinositol 4-kinase, which produces MIKKIRELLSEPFLIAVETALSTIRNCHSQDREVKEWKRYLRHYASSGRPLGAMLLHRSFAHLIVSSTSLMVKDPRSLRESHVLDIYIAQGEDLCNIASSTLEADLKTVEEYAALAIEEIQYIEGGADFIRMGSPDQQSLAYAVKAAALISYLNCALLNEDAADTEILMNWLQESLDDSVQMADPTLASVTLRCLALICQISPSFSSNVSRILPRFIVQDAPQKDIVTIASNSLAYALKMLSKDAVIGTLYTLGNVLSPGSDQAFVKDQIDGTASETGLNAIYTNRRSIGSSISLQMYGEEETAIVSGNVVQTICGIAAAFKDEKITALAQSMLQQKLEKVNTGVDARIISGAAALALEGGQLEFRSLLKLFSKLCHTGVVENQLFLLEAVRNARTFISANLRRDSQLFGIYFEHLLDSIIGLGDVHSFGHTKESDVQMAAKEIAELLHPLAIFMSTNDFAFEPIADDETYSLLRDAWFNIVVHGFTTNTDRGKQYMRELRLIAIHSPPLVAEQRGEQVESDIELNTVLRRGMSNDRESLQKKLMSDLVPSKSNEIRSLSYRKVIFLQAAYLMEILRADSGDCTKVLSYFLEPSMAKGELSSAMEGVAAAVMDKYIQKTQSGTEPTFSAQYAAEQLATIFCSCCHRIERVQQAAFVCADRFLREIPSALCYRSSLFALIELLSLMWSSCLEAETDVYAPRSTFTSELGGVTVQLSDDYDFRRWTVDILNRKARVWVNSAINLSPLDVKGILQTYLSEFSDEGAYGHVSLGRSFALELGSVIPSTDNRLQSMDKIGNSSVNTASAFVAQYTTRQEYRYGETLPDRGTELMSFMNHNRRLSFVQSSVKESANATTALAHIEARIHSKKSTSITEVRDILRRAAALLCRTSNDEAAIAHHLVSIPFALFTKQSINLGVSLWLGVINENPRQESRLLNEIVQQWEFSLTRKVGLFSPTLNHVDPFFLKEEFAPSELEALAKKKQIVHDILSPHTRLLQFFASHYNATRLGSPDIQKVFLRMIDLTLEAMKQSATHPMAREIRFQIVLFGLRILRSSTTLKPAAQWRLKERLLTAGLSWFRSAPKWSFGSNLLQMKTEIRLISDVLAALQQVSFIGAQTVGNVKSLQSKEQLLDLLLRNEQLRLIVWVNPLNNSSNQALTPTAGKAPTEAALLPLIRTAWWQDPAIAIELATRFPFPRLQRDIRFLLLTMPEKAIFEPEALHLIFEGFLPDDVASQQLKYLLYWEPVNPVTAVTMFLPAYQSHPFIIQYAMRALESHSVDVTFFYVPQIVQSLRYDSLGYVKRYILETAQFSQLFAHQIIWNMKANSYKDDDAQIPDEIKPTLDTVMTQMVDGFAAEDRDFYEKEFSFFDEVTDISGKLKPFIKKSKPEKKQKIEEELRKIKVEVGVYLPSNPDGVVIGIDRKSGKPLQSHAKAPYMATFRIQKNKGGVSEVDEMMEENDGEDHGTPERTVEVWQSAIFKVGDDCRQDVLALQMIAAFRGIFHDVGLDVYVFPYRVTATAPGCGVIDVLPNSISRDMLGREAVNGLYDYFISKYGNENSLRFQRARSNFVKSMAAYSVISYLLQFKDRHNGNIMIDDAGHILHIDFGFCFDIAPGGIKFERAPFKLTTEMVAVMGGSMEHQSFKAFEELCVKAFLASRQYCEKLSQIVWLMMDSGLPCFKPESVKHFRERFVLDKSERDAANFMKHLIKTSYSSHSTGIYDQFQLLTNGIPY; this is translated from the exons ATGATCAAGAAAATTAGAGAATTGCTTTCTGAGCCTTTCCTTATCGCTGTGGAAACAGCACTGTCCACCATTCGCAATTGTCATAGCCAGGATCGCGAGGTTAAAGAATGGAAGAGATACCTGCGCCACTATGCCTCCTCTGGACGGCCTCTCGGAGCTATGCTTCTGCATCGCAGCTTCGCTCACCTTATTGTCTCCAGCACTTCGCTGATGGTAAAGGACCCTCGTTCTCTGCGAGAGTCTCACGTGCTGGATATCTACATTGCCCAGGGTGAAGATCTTTGTAACATCGCGTCCTCTACGCTCGAAGCAGACCTCAAGACGGTTGAGGAATATGCTGCCTTGGCCATTGAGGAGATCCAGTACATCGAAGGTGGTGCGGACTTCATCCGTATGGGATCTCCTGACCAGCAGAGTCTCGCTTACGCTGTGAAGGCTGCGGCGCTCATTTCCTACTTGAACTGCGCTCTGCTCaatgaagatgctgctgatacAGAGATTCTCATGAACTGGCTTCAGGAATCCCTGGATGACTCTGTTCAGATGGCTGACCCTACTCTTGCATCGGTCACGTTGCGATGTTTGGCCCTCATCTGTCAGATCTcaccatccttctcgtccAATGTCAGCCGCATCCTCCCTAGGTTCATCGTTCAGGATGCCCCACAGAAAGATATCGTCACTATAGCTTCCAATAGCTTGGCCTATGCTCTCAAAATGCTCTCGAAGGATGCTGTCATCGGCACATTGTATACCCTAGGCAACGTACTCAGCCCTGGGTCGGACCAGGCGTTTGTGAAGGATCAGATTGATGGAACGGCAAGTGAAACAGGACTTAATGCCATTTATACCAATCGTCGGTCCATTGGGAGCTCGATTTCACTACAGATGTatggcgaggaggagactgCGATCGTTTCTGGCAATGTCGTGCAAACCATTTGTGgaattgctgctgctttcaaggatgagaaaATTACCGCACTGGCTCAGTCTATGCTTCAACAGAAGCTCGAAAAGGTCAATACAGGCGTGGATGCCCGGATTATCAGTGGAGCAGCAGCTCTGGCTCTCGAGGGCGGACAACTCGAGTTTCGCTCTTTGCTCAAGTTGTTTAGTAAATTGTGCCATACTGGGGTTGTCGAAAACCAGCTGTTCCTACTGGAAGCG GTGAGAAATGCTCGCACTTTCATTTCTGCCAACCTACGACGTGACTCGCAGTTGTTTGGTATCTACTTCGAACACCTgcttgacagcatcatcgGACTTGGTGATGTTCACTCGTTCGGACATACTAAGGAATCTGACGTACAAATGGCTGCAAAGGAGATCGCGGAACTTCTTCACCCGCTGGCAATCTTTATGTCCACGAACGATTTTGCTTTTGAGCCCATTGCCGATGACGAGACgtattctcttcttcgagacGCTTGGTTCAACATCGTGGTTCATGGCTTTACAACCAACACAGATCGAGGCAAACAGTATATGAGAGAATTGCGCCTAATTGCTATCCACTCCCCACCTCTTGTGGCTGAGCAGCGAGGCGAGCAGGTCGAAAGTGATATCGAGCTTAATACTGTTTTACGACGTGGTATGAGTAACGATAGAGAGTctctgcagaagaagcttaTGAGTGATCTTGTACCCTCCAAGTCCAATGAGATTAGGAGCCTCAGCTATCGCAAGGTGATCTTCTTACAAGCAGCTTATTTGATGGAAATTCTTCGAGCCGACTCAGGTGATTGCACCAAGGTTCTTTCCTATTTCCTGGAACCGAGCATGGCCAAGGGAGAGCTGAGCAGCGCCATGGAGGGTGTTGCAGCTGCTGTCATGGATAAGTATATTCAAAAGACTCAAAGCGGCACCGAACCAACCTTTTCTGCCCAGTACGCGGCCGAACAGCTCGCTACCATCTTCTGTAGCTGCTGCCATCGTATCGAACGAGTCCAACAAGCCGCCTTTGTTTGCGCAGATCGCTTCCTCCGTGAAATTCCTTCAGCCCTTTGCTATAGGTCATCACTCTTCGCACTGATCGAACTGCTCTCGCTTATGTGGTCTAGCTGCTTGGAAGCCGAGACAGATGTTTATGCTCCCAGGTCTACTTTTACGTCAGAACTTGGCGGAGTGACTGTGCAGCTTTCAGATGACTACGATTTTCGAAGATGGACAGTAGATATCCTCAACCGCAAGGCCAGGGTATGGGTCAATTCTGCCAtcaatctctctcctctcgaTGTCAAGGGAATTCTGCAGACATATCTGTCGGAGTTCAGTGACGAAGGCGCTTACGGCCACGTCTCTTTGGGAAGGTCTTttgctcttgagcttggatcaGTTATTCCATCAACAGACAATCGTCTCCAATCCATGGACAAGATTGGCAACTCGAGTGTCAACACAGCCTCTGCCTTCGTTGCGCAGTACACAACTCGCCAAGAATATCGGTACGGCGAGACGCTTCCGGATCGCGGTACAGAACTTATGAGCTTCATGAATCACAACCGTCGCTTGTCATTTGTGCAGTCGTCTGTGAAGGAGAGTGCCAATGCCACTACTGCACTCGCTCATATCGAGGCAAGAATTCACAGCAAGAAGAGTACATCAATCACTGAAGTCCGGGATATTCTTCGTAGGGCAGCAGCACTTCTTTGCCGCACGAGCAATGATGAAGCCGCTATTGCTCATCACCTTGTGAGCATTCCATTCGCCCTATTCACCAAGCAATCCATCAACTTGGGTGTTTCCCTGTGGCTAGGTGTGATCAACGAGAACCCAAGACAGGAGTCGAGACTGCTGAATGAGATCGTCCAGCAGTGGGAGTTCTCTCTTACCCGAAAGGTCGGCCTTTTCAGTCCAACACTGAATCATGTTGACCCCTTCTTTTTGAAAGAAGAATTTGCACCCAGCGAATTGGAAGCTctagccaagaagaagcagattGTGCATGACATTCTCTCTCCCCACACTCGACTGCTCCAATTCTTTGCCAGCCATTATAATGCTACCAGGCTCGGTAGCCCTGACATCCAGAAGGTGTTCCTCCGGATGATTGATCTTACACTGGAGGCAATGAAGCAATCTGCAACTCATCCAATGGCCAGAGAGATTCGATTCCAAATCGTCTTATTTGGTCTGCGCATCCTACGCTCCAGCACCACTCTCAAGCCTGCAGCACAGTGGAGGCTCAAGGAGCGACTTCTTACGGCTGGCCTGTCTTGGTTCAGGTCTGCGCCCAAGTGGTCTTTTGGCAGTAACTTATTGCAGATGAAGACCGAGATCCGTCTTATCTCTGATGTCTTGGCGGCCCTCCAACAGGTCTCTTTTATAGGCGCCCAGACTGTCGGCAATGTCAAATCTCTGCAGTCCAAAGAGCAGCTgctcgatctccttctcagaaATGAACAACTGCGCCTAATTGTCTGGGTAAACCCACTCAACAATTCGAGCAATCAGGCACTGACCCCAACTGCCGGCAAGGCACCGACCGAAGCTGCACTCTTACCACTCATTAGGACTGCATGGTGGCAGGACCCAGCTATTGCCATTGAACTCGCAACTAGGTTTCCATTCCCTCGCCTGCAGCGCGACATCAGGTTCTTGCTTCTCACCATGCCTGAAAAGGCCATTTTCGAGCCTGAGGCTCTGCACCTGATCTTTGAGGGATTTCTCcccgatgatgttgcttCACAACAACTCAAG TATTTATTGTACTGGGAGCCTGTGAACCCGGTAACAGCCGTTACCATGTTCTTGCCTGCCTACCAGTCGCACCCTTTCATTATTCAGTACGCCATGCGTGCGCTGGAAAGCCATTCTGTCGACGTAACATTCTTTTATGTTCCCCAAATTGTCCAGTCTCTCCGCTACGATAGCCTTGGATATGTCAAGCGCTATATCCTTGAAACAGCACAGTTTTCCCAGCTGTTCGCTCACCAGATTATCTGGAACATGAAGGCCAATTCGTACAAGGACGATGACGCTCAGATCCCTGACGAAATCAAGCCAACTCTCGACACGGTCATGACTCAGATGGTTGACGGTTTTGCCGCTGAGGACCGCGACTTTTATGAGAAagagttttctttctttgacgaagTCACTGACATTTCTGGAAAGCTTAAGCCCTTTATCAAGAAGTCGAAACcggagaagaagcaaaagattgaagaagagctgcgCAAAATCAAAGTTGAGGTCGGCGTTTATCTTCCTAGTAAtcctgatggtgttgttatCGGCATTGATCGTAAGTCTGGAAAGCCTCTACAGAGTCATGCCAAGGCTCCGTACATGGCAACATTCCGTattcagaagaacaaaggagGCGTTTCTGAggtggatgagatgatggaagagaatgatggagaagatcaCGGAACACCAGAGAGGACTGTTGAAGTCTGGCAGTCGGCCATTTTCAAGGTCGGCGATGATTGTCGACAGGACGTCCTGGCGCTGCAGATGATTGCAGCGTTCCGAGGCATATTCCACGATGTCGGCCTGGATGTCTACGTCTTCCCTTATCGAGTTACTGCCACTGCCCCTGGTTGCGGTGTCATCGACGTGCTGCCTAACTCGATCTCACGAGATATGCTTGGTCGTGAGGCTGTCAATGGTTTGTATGACTACTTCATCTCCAAATACGGCAATGAGAACTCGCTCCGATTCCAGCGAGCCCGCAGCAACTTCGTCAAGTCTATGGCTGCGTACTCAGTCATTTCCTACTTATTGCAATTCAAGGACCGACACAatggcaacatcatgatTGACGACGCAGGACACATCCTACACATTGATTTCGGTTTCTGCTTTGATATCGCCCCAGGTGGTATCAAATTCGAGCGTGCCCCCTTCAAGCTCACAACCGAGATGGTGGCGGTCATGGGCGGTTCAATGGAGCACCAGAGTTTCAAGGCCTTCGAGGAGCTCTGCGTGAAGGCTTTCCTGGCCAGTCGTCAGTATTGCGAGAAGCTCAGCCAGATCGTCTGGCTCATGATGGATAGTGGGCTGCCCTGCTTCAAGCCTGAGAGTGTCAAGCATTTCCGTGAGCGTTTTGTCCTTGACAAAAGCGAGCGCGACGCTGCCAACTTCATGaaacatctcatcaagaccagtTACTCGAGTCACAGCACAGGTATCTATGATCAGTTCCAGCTTCTGACTAACGGCATTCCCTATTAG